One Halobaculum roseum DNA segment encodes these proteins:
- a CDS encoding proteasome assembly chaperone family protein has protein sequence MGHIDVVSEREFDDPVLVEGFPGVGLVGKIVADHLVETLDTELYATVHCDGLPAAAAYAAGDRAVTTPVRLYADRNSDLLILQSDVPVSPDAAEEFAGCIEGWFREESVTPLYIAGLRAGRDGEAEGSPTLRGIAVGGADGVLDGLDVPVPEAAGLVSGPTGALLAHAMETDLPAVGLVVDADPQFPDPGAARVVLESVVEPLAGVDADGTSLETHAERIRRAKEQLAAQMQGGEENVSQAQQLRMYQ, from the coding sequence ATGGGACACATCGACGTGGTCTCCGAGCGCGAGTTCGACGACCCGGTGCTCGTGGAGGGGTTCCCCGGCGTCGGGCTGGTCGGAAAGATCGTCGCCGACCACCTCGTCGAGACGCTCGACACGGAGCTGTACGCGACCGTCCACTGCGACGGCCTGCCCGCGGCGGCCGCCTACGCCGCCGGCGACCGCGCGGTCACGACGCCCGTGCGGCTGTACGCCGACCGGAACTCCGACCTGCTGATCCTCCAGTCGGACGTGCCCGTCTCCCCGGACGCCGCCGAGGAGTTCGCGGGCTGCATCGAGGGCTGGTTCCGCGAGGAGTCCGTGACGCCGCTGTACATCGCGGGGCTGCGCGCCGGCCGCGACGGCGAGGCCGAGGGGTCGCCGACGCTGCGTGGGATCGCCGTCGGCGGCGCTGACGGCGTCCTCGACGGGCTCGACGTGCCGGTCCCCGAAGCCGCCGGGCTCGTCTCCGGACCGACCGGCGCGTTGCTGGCACACGCGATGGAGACCGACCTCCCGGCGGTCGGGCTGGTCGTCGACGCCGACCCGCAGTTCCCGGATCCCGGCGCCGCCCGGGTCGTGCTCGAGTCGGTCGTCGAGCCCCTCGCGGGGGTGGACGCCGACGGGACGAGTCTGGAGACGCACGCGGAGCGGATCCGCCGCGCCAAGGAGCAACTGG
- a CDS encoding RsmB/NOP family class I SAM-dependent RNA methyltransferase has product MNDDGGVLDRYAPLVDDEAAFRAACDRPLPSVVRVNTLAIDADRVARAFDEEGTDYERVDWHDGLFRMADRSPGTTWPYAHGWVHGQEEVSCLPAIALDPDPGTRVWDTCAAPGSKTTHLAALMDDTGILVGNDTSLGRLSALRHNAERLGVTNLVVDQQDARNYSLNGFGFDEFDATLVDAPCSCEGTIRKNPDAFDTWTLDHVHEVAGIQKGILRRAVQATRTGGTVVYSTCTFAPEENEAVLDHVLREEDCRVVEWDCPLESVSGVTEWKGEEYDRQVTRATRIYPHHNDTGGFFLAKLRVGGEGEGVGA; this is encoded by the coding sequence ATGAACGATGACGGCGGCGTGCTCGACAGGTACGCCCCACTCGTCGACGACGAGGCGGCGTTTCGGGCCGCCTGCGACCGGCCGCTCCCGTCGGTCGTGCGCGTCAACACGCTCGCGATCGACGCCGACCGCGTCGCCCGCGCGTTCGACGAGGAGGGAACCGACTACGAGCGCGTCGACTGGCACGACGGCCTGTTCCGGATGGCCGACCGCTCGCCGGGGACGACGTGGCCGTACGCCCACGGCTGGGTCCACGGGCAGGAGGAGGTGTCGTGTCTCCCCGCCATCGCGCTCGACCCCGATCCCGGGACGCGTGTGTGGGACACCTGCGCAGCGCCGGGGAGCAAGACCACCCACCTCGCGGCGCTGATGGACGACACCGGGATACTCGTCGGCAACGACACCAGCCTCGGGCGCCTCTCGGCGCTGCGGCACAACGCAGAGCGGCTGGGCGTGACGAACCTCGTCGTCGATCAGCAGGACGCCCGCAACTACTCGCTCAACGGGTTCGGCTTCGACGAGTTCGACGCGACGCTCGTCGACGCGCCCTGTTCGTGTGAGGGGACGATCCGCAAGAACCCGGACGCGTTCGACACCTGGACGCTCGATCACGTCCACGAGGTCGCGGGCATCCAGAAGGGGATCCTCCGACGGGCGGTGCAGGCGACGCGCACGGGCGGCACGGTCGTCTACTCGACGTGCACGTTCGCGCCCGAGGAGAACGAGGCAGTGCTGGATCACGTGCTCCGCGAGGAGGACTGCCGAGTAGTCGAGTGGGACTGCCCGCTGGAGTCGGTTTCGGGGGTCACGGAGTGGAAGGGCGAGGAGTACGACCGGCAGGTGACGCGAGCAACGCGGATCTATCCTCACCACAACGACACGGGCGGGTTCTTCCTCGCGAAGTTGCGTGTCGGCGGGGAGGGTGAGGGGGTGGGAGCGTGA
- a CDS encoding DUF7122 family protein translates to MTDGSDGEGAPGNDGSQFDRLPATAAEREVEGRATRAEVLDWWEERFGIEPETFAGHTFWEKGKGKIWVFADDLPSPQEREGVGMTVLRTRQEHWKPTTTAVRKWGHLATRNVIELSPGQATAFAAGHDQDLTEWDGDWGYLIAAHELAGGQVPIGVGLYLYDELRSVVPKGYQEELPEL, encoded by the coding sequence GTGACGGACGGATCCGACGGCGAGGGCGCCCCCGGCAACGACGGGAGCCAGTTCGACCGGCTGCCCGCGACCGCCGCCGAGCGCGAGGTGGAGGGACGCGCGACCCGCGCGGAGGTACTCGACTGGTGGGAGGAACGCTTCGGGATCGAGCCGGAGACGTTCGCGGGTCACACTTTCTGGGAGAAGGGCAAGGGGAAGATCTGGGTCTTCGCGGACGACCTCCCCAGCCCGCAGGAGCGCGAGGGCGTCGGGATGACGGTCCTGCGCACCCGACAGGAGCACTGGAAGCCGACGACGACGGCGGTCAGGAAGTGGGGCCACCTCGCGACGAGGAACGTCATCGAACTGTCGCCGGGGCAGGCGACGGCGTTCGCCGCGGGCCACGACCAGGACCTCACCGAGTGGGACGGCGACTGGGGATACCTGATCGCGGCGCACGAACTCGCGGGCGGGCAGGTGCCGATCGGCGTGGGATTGTACCTCTACGACGAGCTCCGGTCGGTCGTGCCGAAGGGGTACCAGGAGGAGCTTCCGGAGCTGTAA
- a CDS encoding CPBP family intramembrane glutamic endopeptidase, with the protein MTAIAERLPFGPRVGAVLAVAGVCVGALLAGLVAILSISATVRPLVAGADAFRVVSGNLIQVGFAGFAIGYLAWVSEVDRFVSVRIPTRGDIAWTAIAALGVPVVGVAGAAALSAIGLPEPMPGGGGRVDLLSSPMLWPVAFVGLYLFAAPAEELVFRGIVQGRLREWFGTVETVLLSAAVFGLLHFLVGLLTPAVAFDGSLYWGLSALVPGVIWGYAYERTRNLVVPATAHAMSWTVPFGELLPFV; encoded by the coding sequence GTGACCGCTATCGCCGAACGGCTCCCGTTCGGACCACGAGTCGGCGCCGTGCTGGCGGTTGCCGGGGTCTGCGTCGGCGCGCTGCTGGCGGGGCTTGTCGCCATCCTCTCGATCAGCGCGACCGTGCGGCCGCTGGTGGCCGGAGCGGACGCGTTCCGGGTCGTCTCCGGGAACCTGATCCAGGTCGGGTTCGCGGGGTTCGCGATCGGCTATCTCGCGTGGGTCTCCGAGGTGGATCGGTTCGTCTCGGTTCGGATCCCGACCCGGGGCGATATCGCGTGGACGGCCATCGCGGCGCTCGGCGTGCCCGTGGTCGGCGTGGCCGGTGCGGCGGCCCTGTCGGCGATCGGGCTTCCGGAGCCGATGCCCGGCGGCGGCGGTCGCGTCGATCTGCTGTCATCGCCGATGCTGTGGCCCGTCGCGTTCGTCGGACTGTACCTGTTCGCCGCTCCCGCGGAGGAACTCGTCTTCCGCGGCATCGTGCAGGGTCGACTCCGCGAGTGGTTCGGGACCGTCGAAACCGTGCTCCTGTCGGCGGCCGTGTTCGGGCTGCTGCACTTTCTGGTCGGCCTGCTCACGCCCGCCGTGGCGTTCGACGGGAGCCTGTACTGGGGGCTGTCCGCGCTCGTCCCCGGCGTTATCTGGGGGTACGCCTACGAGCGGACCCGCAACCTCGTCGTGCCGGCGACGGCACACGCGATGAGCTGGACCGTCCCGTTCGGGGAGCTGTTGCCGTTCGTGTAG
- a CDS encoding DUF790 family protein, which translates to MITKDILRVSRRGGYRPQFVAGDPDGRRLAARVFGVYQGHVGERRSDLDESLEALEREADDYKLVRGFAALLDREAVFETRAPLPPRRARRVAFEAAEAVGVADADDRAAALDRAGDRLGVDSDEIEASLYADRDANRVLADFDPRWGPEELLVQYDLSLAQTALFDATEVRVRSTDPKALVSAAKRLGLLYEIRVREGEGPTDREVVITGPDALFRRTRRYGTAFARLLRTVAATADEWTLSADIDDRGREYLLELDDGDVSVPGVEPLAEPAFDSGVEADFAARFRALDLDWDLTREPEPLRVGASVMIPDFAFEYRHADFRVFFEVMGFWTPEYVEKKLAQLADVEDVELVVAVDESLGVGEEIAARDHRVVTYSGTVRVKDVVDVLRGYEADLADEVTADLPDELAPEDDVISVSDVATEHGVPVDALEDVAFPEHRRLGGTLVRPAVLERVGEEIEAGMSLSEAETVLADAGLTDASASLSALGYRVEWEGLGGGTVREK; encoded by the coding sequence GTGATCACGAAGGACATCCTGCGCGTCAGTCGCCGCGGCGGCTACCGGCCGCAGTTCGTCGCCGGCGACCCGGACGGTCGCCGCCTCGCCGCGCGCGTGTTCGGCGTGTATCAGGGCCACGTCGGCGAGCGTCGGAGCGACCTCGACGAGTCGCTGGAGGCGCTCGAACGGGAGGCCGACGACTATAAGCTCGTGCGCGGGTTCGCCGCTCTCCTCGACCGCGAGGCCGTCTTCGAGACGCGCGCGCCGCTCCCGCCCCGGCGCGCGCGCCGGGTCGCCTTCGAGGCCGCGGAGGCGGTCGGGGTCGCCGACGCCGACGACCGGGCGGCGGCACTCGACCGCGCGGGCGACCGTCTCGGCGTCGACTCCGACGAGATCGAGGCGTCGCTGTACGCCGACCGCGACGCGAACCGGGTGCTCGCCGACTTCGACCCGCGCTGGGGCCCCGAGGAGCTGCTCGTCCAGTACGACCTCTCGCTGGCGCAAACGGCGCTGTTCGACGCGACGGAGGTGCGCGTGCGTTCGACGGACCCGAAGGCGCTCGTCTCGGCCGCCAAGCGCCTCGGCCTCCTGTACGAGATCCGCGTGCGCGAGGGGGAGGGTCCGACCGACCGCGAGGTAGTGATCACCGGTCCCGACGCCCTCTTTCGCCGGACGCGACGCTACGGAACCGCCTTCGCCCGGCTCCTGCGCACCGTCGCCGCGACCGCCGACGAGTGGACGCTTTCGGCCGACATCGACGACCGCGGGCGCGAGTACCTGCTGGAACTCGACGACGGGGACGTGTCCGTCCCGGGCGTCGAACCCTTGGCCGAACCGGCGTTCGACTCCGGCGTCGAGGCCGACTTCGCCGCCCGGTTCCGGGCGCTGGACCTCGACTGGGACCTCACCAGGGAGCCCGAGCCGCTCCGCGTCGGCGCGAGCGTGATGATCCCCGACTTCGCGTTCGAGTACCGCCACGCCGACTTCCGCGTGTTCTTCGAGGTGATGGGCTTCTGGACGCCGGAGTACGTCGAGAAGAAGCTCGCCCAGCTCGCTGACGTGGAGGACGTGGAGCTCGTCGTCGCCGTCGACGAGAGCCTCGGCGTGGGCGAGGAGATCGCCGCCCGCGACCACCGCGTCGTCACCTACTCGGGGACCGTCCGCGTGAAGGACGTGGTCGACGTGCTCCGGGGGTACGAGGCCGACCTCGCCGACGAGGTGACCGCCGACCTCCCCGACGAGCTGGCCCCCGAGGACGACGTGATCTCGGTCTCGGACGTGGCCACCGAGCACGGGGTTCCGGTCGACGCGCTGGAGGACGTTGCGTTCCCGGAGCACCGCCGGCTCGGCGGGACGCTCGTGCGACCCGCGGTGCTGGAGCGCGTGGGCGAGGAGATCGAGGCCGGGATGTCCCTGTCGGAGGCGGAGACCGTCCTCGCCGACGCCGGGCTCACCGACGCGAGCGCGTCGCTGTCGGCGCTGGGGTACCGCGTCGAGTGGGAGGGACTGGGTGGCGGGACGGTGCGGGAGAAGTGA
- a CDS encoding DUF1616 domain-containing protein: MPDPRNRVDVNRRRLLATGARLAAASGVAALAGCTNSADPSGPLTPPRSPEATAGPGEGLVITDFTDAEGDDGDLLVRVTVENRGGEERTGTVVATVSATVDGEEREETVSRDVTVAPGERTEATLETSLSFESFNRSGSMRVEIV, from the coding sequence ATGCCGGATCCGCGAAACCGGGTCGACGTGAACCGCCGGCGCCTGCTCGCGACGGGCGCTCGCCTCGCCGCCGCCAGCGGCGTCGCCGCGCTCGCCGGCTGCACGAACTCGGCCGACCCGTCCGGTCCGCTGACGCCGCCGCGCTCGCCGGAGGCGACGGCGGGGCCCGGCGAGGGGCTCGTCATCACCGACTTCACCGACGCGGAGGGCGACGACGGCGACTTACTCGTCCGCGTCACCGTCGAGAACCGCGGCGGCGAGGAGCGAACCGGCACCGTGGTCGCGACCGTGAGCGCCACCGTGGACGGCGAGGAGCGCGAGGAAACCGTCTCTCGGGACGTGACCGTCGCTCCCGGCGAGCGAACCGAGGCGACGCTCGAAACCTCGCTGTCGTTCGAATCGTTCAACCGCAGCGGGTCGATGCGCGTCGAGATCGTCTGA
- a CDS encoding DEAD/DEAH box helicase — MRSGDPSPAVSSVTLTFEDGTVRVAGSAAAGADLDGLPGVETDARSDARRAPAHRYREIRDALGDRGRDVDDRVLDLPPLPPLDSGYTLREYQREALDAWEGNDRRGVLELPTGSGKTVIALAAIAAAGTPALVVVPTVDLLEQWHRELSATFDVPVGRLGGGEQTVEALTVATYDSAYLRADDLGDRFGLLVLDEVHHLGGEGYRDIARLFVAPARLGLTATFERPDGAHEAVADLVGPVVYDLDPDDLAGEHLADYEVRRIEVELSGAERERYEEAQGTFVDYVRDAGIRFTSGSDYQELVKRSGNDPRAREALLAKQRAREVMMNADAKLDRLGRILDRHRGERVIVFTAHTALVYRISERFLIPAITAETGTEERRETLSRFREGTYSRVVAANVLDEGVDVPEASVGVILSGSGSEREFTQRLGRILRPGDDGAKTATLYELVTNETAEERVAQRRR; from the coding sequence ATGCGCAGCGGAGACCCATCCCCGGCCGTGTCGTCGGTCACGCTCACCTTCGAGGACGGGACGGTCCGGGTCGCCGGCTCGGCCGCCGCCGGCGCCGATCTCGACGGCCTTCCGGGCGTCGAGACGGACGCGCGCTCGGACGCCCGCCGCGCGCCCGCCCACCGCTACCGCGAGATCCGCGACGCCCTCGGCGACCGCGGCCGCGACGTGGACGACCGCGTGCTCGATCTCCCGCCGCTCCCGCCGCTCGACTCCGGCTACACCCTCCGCGAGTACCAGCGCGAGGCGCTCGACGCCTGGGAGGGGAACGACCGCCGGGGGGTGCTCGAACTCCCGACCGGGAGCGGGAAGACGGTGATCGCGCTGGCGGCGATCGCGGCCGCGGGGACGCCGGCGCTCGTCGTCGTCCCGACCGTCGACCTGCTGGAGCAGTGGCACCGCGAACTCTCCGCGACGTTCGACGTGCCCGTCGGCCGCCTCGGCGGCGGCGAGCAGACCGTCGAGGCGCTCACGGTCGCCACGTACGACTCGGCGTACCTCCGCGCGGACGATCTGGGTGACCGCTTCGGCCTGCTCGTCCTCGACGAGGTCCACCACCTCGGCGGCGAGGGGTACCGGGACATCGCGCGGCTGTTCGTCGCGCCCGCGCGCCTGGGCCTGACGGCGACGTTCGAGCGCCCCGACGGCGCCCACGAGGCGGTCGCCGACTTGGTCGGCCCGGTCGTGTACGATCTCGACCCCGACGACCTCGCCGGCGAGCACCTCGCCGACTACGAGGTCCGCCGGATCGAGGTGGAGCTGTCGGGGGCGGAGCGCGAGCGCTACGAGGAGGCGCAGGGTACCTTCGTCGACTACGTCCGCGACGCGGGGATCCGGTTCACGTCCGGCTCGGACTACCAGGAGCTCGTGAAGCGTTCGGGGAACGATCCGCGCGCCCGCGAGGCGCTGCTCGCCAAACAGCGCGCCCGCGAAGTGATGATGAACGCCGACGCGAAGCTCGACCGGCTCGGCCGCATCCTCGACCGCCACCGCGGCGAGCGCGTCATCGTCTTCACCGCCCACACCGCGCTCGTCTACCGCATCTCCGAGCGGTTCCTGATCCCCGCGATCACCGCCGAAACCGGGACCGAGGAGCGCCGGGAGACGCTCTCGCGGTTCCGCGAGGGTACGTACTCGCGGGTGGTCGCGGCGAACGTGCTCGACGAGGGCGTCGACGTGCCGGAGGCCAGCGTCGGCGTCATCCTCTCGGGCAGCGGCTCGGAGCGGGAGTTCACCCAGCGGCTCGGCCGGATCCTCCGCCCCGGTGACGACGGCGCGAAGACGGCGACGCTGTACGAACTCGTGACGAACGAGACGGCCGAGGAACGGGTCGCGCAGCGGCGTCGGTAG
- a CDS encoding winged helix-turn-helix transcriptional regulator → MTRTPRQRATLVLVLVAVGVAIAGPASALPATHPSGAVPVPAAGGSNDAGRTIDGPADSPGDAVTTGVRTIAAGTTAAVADSPHVLIPIAGYSRFGGDGSDALDHETRRRMHDTVADTPGIHLAGIADAVGEPVSTVRYHGRVLEREGLVETEKIRGKKRLFPALSGERSRTLEAALADGASRAVLHSVWHNEPTTVSELAERLDRAPSTVCHHLCRLAEDELVTRDRDGERVVTTLTDAVRTTLKGGH, encoded by the coding sequence ATGACCCGAACACCGCGGCAACGCGCGACGCTCGTGCTCGTGCTCGTCGCCGTCGGCGTCGCGATCGCGGGGCCGGCGAGCGCGCTCCCCGCGACCCACCCGTCGGGAGCCGTACCCGTCCCCGCCGCCGGCGGCTCGAACGACGCCGGGAGGACGATCGACGGACCCGCCGACTCCCCCGGCGACGCGGTCACGACCGGCGTGCGGACGATCGCGGCGGGAACCACGGCGGCGGTAGCCGACTCGCCGCACGTGCTGATCCCCATCGCGGGGTACAGCCGGTTCGGGGGCGACGGCTCGGACGCGCTCGATCACGAGACGCGCCGCCGGATGCACGACACGGTCGCCGACACGCCCGGCATCCACCTCGCCGGGATCGCCGACGCCGTCGGCGAGCCGGTGTCGACCGTCCGGTACCACGGCCGAGTCCTCGAACGCGAGGGACTGGTCGAGACGGAGAAGATCCGCGGGAAGAAGCGACTGTTCCCCGCGCTGTCCGGGGAACGGAGCCGGACGCTGGAGGCCGCGCTCGCCGACGGTGCGAGCCGGGCCGTGCTGCACTCCGTGTGGCACAACGAGCCGACAACCGTGAGCGAGCTGGCGGAACGGCTCGACCGCGCGCCGAGCACGGTCTGTCACCACCTGTGCCGGCTTGCCGAGGACGAACTCGTCACCCGCGACCGGGACGGGGAACGGGTCGTCACGACGCTGACGGACGCGGTCCGAACCACGCTGAAGGGTGGTCACTGA
- a CDS encoding DUF7344 domain-containing protein, translated as MTTARGETTDDVFALIEDRRRRTVLRYLRNRTGTGDITVGRLAAAVASMESVEGEPGSTAATPGDGSVDPAIVERVSISLTHVHLPKMADSGVIDYDTDAGTVRFEGFETGTLESLKRIERVAGELAASGDSTRASG; from the coding sequence GTGACGACAGCACGCGGAGAGACGACCGACGACGTGTTCGCGTTGATCGAAGACCGACGGAGGCGGACGGTCCTCCGGTATCTCCGGAACCGGACTGGAACCGGCGATATCACGGTCGGACGGCTCGCCGCCGCCGTCGCGTCGATGGAGTCCGTCGAAGGGGAGCCGGGAAGCACGGCTGCAACACCCGGAGACGGCTCCGTCGACCCCGCTATCGTCGAGCGGGTGTCGATCTCGCTGACGCACGTCCATCTGCCGAAGATGGCCGATTCCGGCGTGATCGACTACGACACCGACGCGGGAACGGTTCGGTTCGAGGGGTTCGAAACCGGGACGCTGGAGTCGCTCAAACGGATCGAGCGTGTGGCCGGGGAACTCGCCGCCTCCGGCGACTCGACACGCGCCTCCGGATGA
- a CDS encoding HalOD1 output domain-containing protein produces MTDEDRDADRTDPGNLTVDGDTVLRYEPETGAYRGTFDPDATPPSLLVPLVVSALREAPPETLPALHYSVDPASLDRICAPDTGAKAQFTYAGYRFSLDGAGVVCVADADE; encoded by the coding sequence ATGACCGACGAGGACCGCGACGCTGACCGGACCGACCCCGGCAACCTGACGGTCGACGGCGACACCGTCCTCCGGTACGAGCCGGAGACGGGCGCCTATCGGGGGACGTTCGACCCGGACGCGACGCCCCCCAGCCTGCTCGTCCCGCTGGTCGTCTCGGCGCTTCGCGAGGCGCCCCCGGAGACGCTTCCGGCCCTCCACTACTCGGTCGATCCGGCGTCGCTCGACAGGATCTGCGCCCCGGACACCGGAGCGAAGGCGCAGTTCACCTACGCCGGCTATCGGTTCTCGCTCGACGGGGCCGGGGTGGTGTGCGTCGCCGACGCGGACGAGTGA
- a CDS encoding nucleotide exchange factor GrpE, with protein sequence MSEEADAGHDDPEDATDAAGDAAGTDARQESTERDGDDVTETALADEVAKYDDALAAEVAALEREAVESTERVEELESSLRRTKADFQNYKKRAKKRQEQEKARATESLVSRLTEVRDNLVRALDQEEDVDIRPGVESTLETFDRILAEENVEVIDPESGQEVDPERHEVMMRVDSEQPEGTIADVYKQGYEMADKVIEAAQVTVSDGE encoded by the coding sequence ATGAGCGAGGAGGCCGACGCCGGACACGACGACCCCGAGGACGCGACAGACGCCGCAGGCGACGCGGCGGGCACCGACGCGCGCCAGGAGTCGACCGAGCGCGACGGCGACGACGTGACCGAGACCGCGCTGGCCGACGAGGTCGCCAAGTACGACGACGCGCTGGCGGCGGAGGTCGCCGCCCTCGAACGCGAGGCCGTCGAGTCCACAGAGCGCGTGGAGGAACTGGAGTCGAGCCTGCGGCGGACGAAGGCGGACTTCCAGAACTACAAGAAGCGCGCGAAGAAGCGCCAGGAGCAGGAGAAGGCGCGCGCGACCGAGTCGCTCGTGAGCCGCCTCACCGAGGTTCGGGACAACCTCGTGCGCGCGCTCGACCAGGAGGAGGACGTCGACATCCGCCCCGGCGTCGAGTCCACGCTGGAGACGTTCGACCGGATCCTCGCCGAGGAGAACGTCGAGGTGATCGACCCCGAGTCGGGGCAGGAGGTGGACCCCGAGCGCCACGAGGTGATGATGCGCGTCGACTCCGAGCAGCCGGAGGGTACCATCGCCGACGTGTACAAGCAGGGGTACGAGATGGCCGACAAGGTGATCGAAGCGGCCCAGGTGACGGTTAGCGACGGCGAGTAG
- a CDS encoding alpha/beta hydrolase, translating to MNVTVHGPVDGDPLWFVMGWGNTPAQPAVGWLLDTLADAGFRTRAVEIPTNVSRFEREYLDPLAAVVDEEPAADRVLSHSTGGLIAAHAIDAGVLPERAVHLSPWWGLHPSQRIPFRVLGALPTSRELTSVEPDRETLGERAEPSERDPVGLSPSFVREVRRAQSSLPAAGDGEVAFCTLTDGLVGVDAVGERLSADRIRLYDGGHECFASTGREAIVADAVAVLRDGPEALE from the coding sequence GTGAACGTCACCGTCCACGGTCCCGTCGACGGCGACCCCCTGTGGTTCGTGATGGGGTGGGGAAACACGCCCGCACAGCCCGCGGTCGGCTGGCTGCTCGACACCCTCGCCGACGCCGGGTTCCGCACCCGGGCCGTCGAGATCCCGACGAACGTCAGTCGCTTCGAGCGCGAGTACCTCGACCCGCTGGCAGCCGTCGTCGACGAGGAACCGGCCGCGGACCGCGTGCTCTCACACAGCACCGGCGGACTGATCGCCGCTCACGCCATCGACGCCGGCGTGCTGCCCGAGCGGGCCGTCCACCTCAGCCCGTGGTGGGGGCTGCACCCGAGTCAGCGGATCCCGTTCCGCGTGCTCGGAGCCCTCCCGACGAGCCGGGAACTCACCTCGGTGGAGCCGGACCGCGAGACGCTGGGCGAGCGCGCGGAGCCGAGCGAGCGCGATCCCGTCGGGCTGTCGCCGTCGTTCGTGCGGGAGGTCCGCCGCGCGCAGTCGTCGCTGCCGGCCGCGGGCGACGGGGAGGTCGCGTTCTGTACGCTGACCGACGGCCTCGTCGGGGTCGACGCCGTCGGCGAACGGCTGTCCGCCGACAGGATCCGGCTGTACGACGGCGGTCACGAGTGCTTCGCGTCGACGGGACGGGAAGCGATCGTCGCGGACGCGGTCGCTGTGCTGCGGGACGGGCCGGAGGCACTGGAGTAG